A region from the Streptomyces sp. 3214.6 genome encodes:
- the cobF gene encoding precorrin-6A synthase (deacetylating) — MREIHVIGIGAGDPDQLTLQAVKALRSTDVFFVLDKGEVKSDLTRLRHDMLATHIPQGGYRVVEARDPERDRRADAAAYSPAVGDWRSARADIYERLIIEELGDHERGAFLVWGDPALYDSTLGILEEVLARGTVDFTYDVVPGISSVSALVARHRTGLNRVARPVQITTGRRLAEGFPEGVDDVVVMLDAHQTFRQYADDDVDIYWGAYIGTPDEILVSGPIAEAGPRIERLRAEARERKGWIMDTYLLRRNPGRG, encoded by the coding sequence GTGCGAGAGATTCATGTCATCGGTATCGGCGCGGGCGACCCCGACCAGCTCACTTTGCAGGCGGTCAAGGCGCTGCGGAGCACGGACGTGTTCTTCGTCCTGGACAAGGGCGAGGTGAAGAGCGATCTGACGCGGTTGCGCCACGACATGCTGGCCACGCACATACCGCAGGGCGGCTACCGGGTGGTCGAGGCCCGGGACCCGGAGCGGGACCGCCGGGCCGACGCCGCGGCCTACTCACCGGCCGTCGGCGACTGGCGCAGCGCCCGCGCCGACATCTACGAGCGGCTGATCATCGAGGAGCTCGGTGATCACGAGCGCGGCGCGTTCCTGGTGTGGGGCGATCCGGCGCTGTACGACAGCACGCTGGGCATCCTGGAGGAAGTGCTGGCCCGGGGCACGGTGGACTTCACGTACGACGTCGTGCCCGGGATCAGCAGTGTCTCGGCGCTCGTCGCCCGGCATCGGACGGGACTGAACCGAGTGGCCCGGCCCGTGCAGATCACCACCGGCCGCCGGCTCGCCGAGGGCTTCCCGGAGGGGGTGGACGACGTGGTGGTGATGCTGGACGCCCATCAGACGTTCCGGCAGTACGCCGACGACGATGTCGACATCTACTGGGGCGCCTACATAGGCACGCCGGACGAGATCCTCGTCTCCGGTCCGATCGCCGAGGCCGGCCCGCGCATCGAGCGGCTGCGGGCCGAGGCGCGCGAACGCAAGGGCTGGATCATGGACACCTATCTGCTGCGCCGTAACCCGGGCCGGGGGTAG
- a CDS encoding WhiB family transcriptional regulator, whose translation MRRFALGTRAPMEWLRAAACVGEDPELFFPVGTRGPAQRDTAAAKRVCVRCPVSTECLSYALVSGQTSGVWGGTGEEERAELLRTARQDATRRSTV comes from the coding sequence TTGCGCCGGTTCGCCCTGGGCACCCGCGCCCCCATGGAGTGGTTGCGCGCTGCCGCCTGCGTGGGCGAGGACCCCGAACTGTTCTTCCCCGTGGGCACGAGAGGACCGGCCCAGCGGGACACCGCAGCGGCCAAACGCGTCTGCGTGCGCTGCCCCGTGAGCACCGAATGTCTGTCCTACGCGCTCGTCAGCGGACAGACCTCGGGCGTGTGGGGCGGCACCGGTGAGGAGGAACGCGCGGAACTGCTCCGGACCGCCCGACAGGACGCGACGAGGAGGAGCACCGTATGA
- a CDS encoding MFS transporter, translated as MSRLRVLAILVAVLLPSFMTALDNTVVNVALPQIQAELALSEADLKWVAAIYPLTLASLLLLGGHLADTVGRRATLSLGVALFTLASVGCSTAPSGMALIACRGLQGAGAALILPAALAILSHDLPPRARNAAFSATTAVLATALACGPVVSGVMTQHLGWESVFAMNTPLGCASLLVGFLVPRPGPSPRAASTPSATLSLRVVALACCSLAALAYCLIEGPEQGFGSIRFATAAGIISVSAAGLSYELTSRRNTVLRLLFRQRPFVGGIITQLLWGLSVSGVFFFTSQFLQNGLGLAPTPAGLAFIPVALSLIVTTPFIARMARRWGDGRMSAAGLLLVGLGLLMAALGSSGGSLVHILPGLSAIGFGSALAIPMTTRALESSPDHLSGIAAGLFSAVREASGVVGIGLVGAIVSFVDHAAAAAGADDSDAFLSGYQAGLCVASALVGAGAPVALWALRHRRGTPAGGRKASAFTSKTGP; from the coding sequence GTGAGCCGACTGCGTGTCCTCGCAATCCTCGTGGCCGTACTGCTGCCGTCCTTCATGACGGCCCTGGACAACACCGTCGTCAATGTGGCCCTGCCCCAGATCCAGGCCGAACTCGCATTGAGTGAGGCCGACCTCAAATGGGTTGCGGCCATTTACCCTCTCACCCTCGCCAGCCTTCTGCTGCTGGGCGGGCATCTGGCCGACACCGTCGGGCGGCGTGCGACGCTCTCGCTCGGTGTCGCCCTGTTCACCCTCGCATCGGTCGGGTGCAGTACGGCGCCCTCGGGGATGGCGCTGATCGCCTGTAGGGGGCTGCAGGGAGCGGGCGCGGCGCTGATCCTGCCGGCCGCACTGGCGATCCTGTCGCACGATCTGCCGCCTCGCGCGCGCAATGCGGCGTTCAGCGCCACCACCGCCGTGCTGGCCACCGCGCTGGCCTGCGGCCCCGTGGTCTCCGGCGTCATGACACAACACCTGGGCTGGGAGTCCGTGTTCGCCATGAACACGCCGCTGGGCTGCGCCAGTCTCCTCGTCGGCTTCCTCGTCCCCCGGCCCGGACCCTCGCCCCGTGCCGCGTCCACCCCCTCGGCCACGCTCTCGCTCCGCGTCGTCGCGCTGGCCTGTTGCTCGCTGGCGGCCCTCGCCTACTGCCTGATCGAAGGGCCCGAACAGGGTTTCGGCAGCATCCGCTTCGCCACGGCAGCGGGAATCATCTCGGTATCGGCCGCCGGCCTTTCCTACGAACTGACATCGCGCCGGAACACCGTGCTGCGACTCCTCTTCCGGCAACGCCCTTTCGTCGGCGGAATCATCACTCAGCTGCTGTGGGGTCTGAGCGTGAGCGGAGTCTTTTTCTTCACGTCCCAGTTTCTGCAGAACGGCCTCGGTCTCGCCCCGACGCCGGCCGGGCTGGCATTCATTCCCGTGGCCCTTTCCCTGATCGTCACCACCCCATTCATCGCGCGTATGGCGCGCCGCTGGGGAGACGGCCGGATGTCCGCCGCGGGTCTGCTCCTGGTCGGTCTGGGGTTGCTGATGGCCGCGCTGGGCAGCTCCGGAGGGAGCCTAGTCCATATTCTGCCCGGCCTTTCGGCCATCGGCTTCGGCTCCGCGCTCGCCATTCCGATGACCACCCGCGCCCTGGAATCCTCACCCGATCACCTCTCCGGAATCGCGGCCGGATTGTTCAGCGCCGTCCGTGAGGCGTCCGGAGTCGTCGGGATCGGGCTGGTGGGCGCCATCGTGTCGTTCGTGGACCATGCCGCGGCCGCAGCCGGGGCCGATGACTCGGATGCCTTTCTCTCCGGCTATCAAGCCGGTCTGTGTGTGGCGTCAGCGCTGGTCGGGGCGGGAGCTCCCGTCGCGTTGTGGGCGCTGCGACACCGCAGAGGTACACCGGCAGGCGGGAGGAAAGCGTCCGCATTCACCTCGAAGACAGGACCGTGA
- a CDS encoding TetR/AcrR family transcriptional regulator: MSPRRSDSRERMVTSAVALLGEHGAGGVSIDRVLAHSGAPRGSVYHHFPGGRTQLINEAVVFAGDFIADLIDAAMDDPDPLRAVDGFFALWRERLLRSDFRLGCPVVAVAVESDDSSPERARSAAAAFARWQAALAGLLLRHGLPEERARRLAAFVVAAVEGAVVMCRAERSTAPLDATAAELRGLLEHALRPAGPES, from the coding sequence ATGAGTCCACGCAGGAGTGACAGTCGTGAGCGGATGGTCACGAGTGCCGTCGCCCTGCTCGGGGAGCACGGAGCCGGCGGCGTGAGCATCGACCGGGTGCTCGCCCACAGCGGCGCCCCGCGCGGCTCGGTGTACCACCACTTTCCCGGCGGCCGGACCCAACTGATCAACGAGGCCGTGGTGTTCGCCGGAGACTTCATCGCCGACCTGATCGACGCCGCCATGGACGACCCCGATCCGCTGCGGGCCGTCGACGGGTTCTTCGCTCTGTGGCGGGAGCGTCTCCTGCGCAGCGACTTCCGCCTCGGCTGTCCGGTCGTGGCGGTCGCCGTGGAGAGCGACGACAGCTCGCCGGAGCGCGCCCGCTCGGCTGCGGCGGCCTTCGCCCGCTGGCAGGCGGCCCTGGCCGGCCTGCTGCTGCGCCACGGCCTGCCCGAGGAGCGCGCGCGACGGCTGGCCGCGTTCGTCGTGGCCGCCGTCGAGGGCGCCGTGGTCATGTGCCGGGCCGAGCGGAGCACCGCCCCGCTCGACGCGACGGCGGCGGAGCTCCGCGGCCTGCTGGAGCACGCCCTTCGGCCCGCCGGCCCGGAGTCCTGA
- a CDS encoding DUF309 domain-containing protein: protein MDRLGSTGGTRGGRSVGARDRDGEGRARNARPRDGLGRPLPYGTAGVKRQPEGVIRTPQESVAEAQDLLDAGKPFHAHEVFEDAWKSGPESERALWRGLAQLAVGLTHAARGNRTGGARLLRRGARAVEEWAEGAGQARPHGMDLAGLAGWARALADTVERTDTAVDARARAPRLR from the coding sequence ATGGACCGTTTGGGCAGCACAGGAGGTACGCGTGGCGGCCGGTCCGTCGGCGCCCGGGACCGGGACGGCGAAGGGCGGGCGCGCAACGCCAGGCCGCGGGACGGGCTCGGCCGGCCCCTGCCGTACGGCACGGCCGGGGTGAAGCGGCAGCCCGAGGGCGTCATCCGCACGCCGCAGGAGAGCGTCGCCGAGGCTCAGGACCTGCTGGACGCCGGGAAGCCGTTTCACGCGCACGAGGTCTTCGAGGACGCCTGGAAGTCGGGCCCCGAGTCGGAGCGCGCCCTGTGGCGCGGGCTCGCCCAGCTCGCGGTGGGTCTGACACACGCGGCCCGGGGGAACCGCACGGGCGGGGCGCGGCTGCTGCGGCGCGGCGCCAGGGCCGTCGAGGAATGGGCGGAGGGCGCGGGGCAGGCGCGGCCCCACGGGATGGACCTCGCCGGGCTGGCCGGGTGGGCGCGCGCACTGGCGGACACGGTGGAGCGGACGGACACGGCGGTGGACGCGCGGGCCCGGGCGCCTCGGTTGCGCTGA
- a CDS encoding enoyl-CoA hydratase-related protein has translation MPTLDRQDAVFVLDLGDGENRFHPDWITEVGSALDEVEKADGPRALVTAATGKFYSNGLDLDWVFAHSDRYVDYVVSVHELFARLLTLPVVTVAALQGHTFAAGAMFSLAHDFRVMRADRGFWCLPEADLSIPFTPGMSALIQARLTPRSAHEAMVTARRYGGQDALTAGIVDHAVDEDAVRATAVDIAAAQAGKAGDTLGTIKSRLYTPVLAALRDTDNPLGS, from the coding sequence ATGCCCACGCTGGACCGCCAGGACGCCGTCTTCGTCCTCGATCTCGGCGACGGCGAGAACCGGTTCCACCCCGACTGGATCACGGAAGTGGGCAGCGCGCTGGACGAGGTGGAGAAGGCGGACGGGCCGCGTGCCCTGGTGACCGCCGCTACGGGGAAGTTCTACTCCAACGGCCTCGATCTGGACTGGGTGTTCGCCCACTCCGACCGGTATGTGGACTACGTCGTCTCGGTCCACGAGCTCTTCGCCCGGCTGCTGACCCTGCCCGTGGTGACCGTGGCCGCGCTGCAGGGGCACACCTTCGCCGCGGGCGCGATGTTCTCGCTGGCCCATGACTTTCGGGTGATGCGCGCCGACCGCGGCTTCTGGTGCCTGCCCGAGGCCGACCTCAGCATCCCCTTCACCCCCGGCATGTCCGCCCTCATCCAGGCCAGGCTCACCCCGAGGTCCGCCCATGAGGCCATGGTCACGGCCCGCCGCTACGGCGGCCAGGACGCGCTGACCGCCGGGATCGTCGACCACGCGGTCGACGAGGACGCCGTACGCGCCACCGCCGTCGACATCGCGGCGGCGCAGGCCGGCAAGGCGGGCGACACACTGGGCACCATCAAGTCCCGCCTGTACACGCCCGTCCTGGCCGCACTGCGGGACACCGACAACCCGCTGGGCAGCTGA
- a CDS encoding fatty acyl-AMP ligase, protein MLETVNDTISHHLARAAAQTPDEKAFTFVDFSTDRDGVSRCLTWRQLEQRVRTLAAVLRHSGAAGERVAVVGPQNLDYVVGFLAATCAGAIAVPLFPPGLPGHAEKLAAVLADADPVLALTSPDSLQAAEKFCADQYGLRVRVVTEEDLLSGWAASAEPTGGEPSHPRPEDCAYLQYTSGSTRMPSGVEITHANVCANARQALQAYDPRAGRRCTVGWLPLFHDMGLVLGIVAPVVGHIHSVLMDPLAFVLQPVRWLRLLSAYPGALTAAPNFAYDYCVRRVTDEERATLSLGSVAVMANGSEPIAEQTLQRFQQAFAPVGAVPAVMRPSYGLAEATVFVSASPAGEEPTVTSFDRDALAAGIARPAEGTEGQAVTRLVGCGRPTDQEAAIVDPASLVRLEDGRVGEIWLRGPNIGRGYWGRPEQSEATFRATLHGDDPGEAAHHWLRTGDLGMWHDDHLYITGRIKDLVIIDGTNHYPQDIEHTVESAHPAIRRHHTAAFAVPTDDGERLVVVAEHTRDLAEPGRVRDEATRAVRVAVSAAHATAMHDFVLARPGTVPRTTSGKVARSACREQYLRGAWTSDTHVQRETHNV, encoded by the coding sequence GTGCTGGAAACCGTGAACGACACGATCAGTCATCATCTCGCCCGGGCCGCGGCGCAGACACCCGATGAAAAAGCGTTCACTTTCGTGGACTTCAGCACCGATCGCGACGGAGTCTCCAGATGTCTGACATGGCGCCAACTGGAGCAGCGGGTACGTACCCTCGCGGCGGTCCTGCGTCACAGCGGCGCGGCCGGCGAACGGGTGGCCGTCGTGGGCCCACAGAACCTGGACTACGTCGTCGGCTTCCTCGCGGCCACGTGCGCCGGTGCGATCGCCGTTCCCCTGTTCCCCCCGGGTCTGCCGGGCCATGCGGAGAAACTGGCCGCCGTGCTCGCCGACGCCGACCCGGTGCTCGCCCTCACCAGCCCCGACTCGCTCCAGGCCGCGGAGAAGTTCTGCGCCGACCAGTACGGCCTCCGGGTGCGCGTGGTCACCGAGGAGGATCTGCTCTCGGGTTGGGCGGCAAGTGCCGAACCGACGGGCGGTGAGCCCTCTCATCCGCGCCCCGAGGACTGTGCCTATCTGCAGTACACCTCGGGCTCCACCCGCATGCCGTCCGGCGTGGAGATCACCCACGCCAACGTCTGCGCCAACGCACGTCAGGCGCTGCAGGCGTACGACCCCCGAGCCGGGCGCAGATGCACCGTCGGCTGGCTTCCGCTGTTCCACGACATGGGGCTCGTGCTGGGGATCGTGGCTCCTGTCGTCGGCCACATCCACTCCGTCCTCATGGATCCCCTGGCCTTCGTGCTGCAGCCCGTCCGATGGCTGCGGCTGCTCAGCGCATACCCGGGAGCGCTCACCGCCGCCCCCAACTTCGCGTACGACTACTGCGTGCGCCGCGTCACCGACGAGGAGCGCGCGACGCTGTCGCTGGGATCGGTCGCCGTCATGGCCAACGGCAGTGAACCCATCGCCGAGCAGACGCTCCAGCGGTTCCAGCAGGCCTTCGCCCCGGTCGGCGCGGTCCCCGCAGTGATGCGCCCTTCCTACGGGCTGGCCGAGGCGACCGTGTTCGTCTCCGCCTCACCGGCCGGTGAGGAACCGACCGTCACCTCCTTCGACCGTGACGCGCTGGCAGCAGGCATCGCCCGGCCGGCCGAGGGCACCGAGGGACAGGCCGTGACCCGCCTGGTCGGCTGCGGACGGCCCACCGACCAGGAGGCCGCGATCGTCGACCCGGCGAGCCTCGTCCGGCTGGAGGACGGGCGGGTGGGGGAGATCTGGCTGCGCGGCCCCAACATCGGACGCGGCTACTGGGGACGCCCGGAACAGAGCGAGGCCACCTTCCGTGCCACCCTCCACGGCGACGACCCGGGCGAGGCGGCGCATCACTGGTTGCGCACGGGAGACCTCGGTATGTGGCACGACGACCACCTCTACATCACCGGTCGCATCAAGGATCTCGTGATCATCGACGGGACCAACCACTATCCGCAGGACATCGAGCACACCGTCGAGAGCGCCCACCCGGCGATCCGCCGCCATCACACCGCGGCGTTCGCCGTCCCCACCGATGACGGCGAACGCCTGGTCGTCGTCGCCGAGCACACCCGTGACCTCGCGGAACCCGGCAGGGTCCGGGACGAGGCGACACGCGCCGTACGCGTGGCGGTATCCGCCGCTCACGCCACCGCGATGCACGACTTCGTCCTCGCCCGGCCCGGCACCGTACCCCGCACCACCAGCGGGAAGGTCGCCCGCAGCGCCTGCCGTGAGCAGTACCTCCGGGGTGCCTGGACCTCCGACACCCACGTTCAGAGGGAGACGCACAACGTATGA
- a CDS encoding PaaI family thioesterase, producing MRLVQAGNLSDVPSIGRLLGMRFDDVEHGRVVVSLDTRPDFANPLGTVHGGIAATLLDSALACAIHTTLPPGTGYTTLELKVNYIRAARTDGQTLTAEGNVIHVGRRTATADGRVLDEQGRLIAHATTTCMILPADG from the coding sequence ATGCGTCTCGTGCAGGCCGGGAACCTGAGCGACGTGCCGTCCATCGGGCGGCTGCTCGGCATGCGGTTCGACGACGTGGAGCACGGGCGGGTCGTGGTCTCGCTGGACACCCGGCCGGACTTCGCCAATCCCCTCGGCACCGTGCACGGCGGTATCGCGGCGACCCTGCTCGACTCGGCGCTGGCCTGCGCGATCCACACCACCCTCCCGCCGGGCACGGGCTACACCACCCTGGAACTGAAGGTGAACTACATCCGGGCCGCCCGCACCGACGGGCAGACCCTCACCGCCGAGGGCAACGTGATCCACGTGGGCCGCCGCACCGCCACCGCCGACGGCAGGGTGCTCGACGAGCAGGGCCGGCTGATCGCGCATGCGACGACCACCTGCATGATCCTTCCGGCGGACGGCTGA
- a CDS encoding sulfite exporter TauE/SafE family protein, which yields MNTMTLWHLTGWEFVALALAALLVGFSKTAVSGANTVSLAIFAAILPAKASTGVLLPILIAGDVLAVLTYRRHAHWPTLWRLFPAVAAGVVFGTLFLVWADDGIVRTSIGAILLLMAGVTLWRRRTADATDQPDAVVTRAGRIKARSYGVLGGFTTMVANAGGPVMSMYLLSAGFRKLGFLGTSAFFFLIVNVSKVPFSAGLGLIDGHSLLLDAALVSFVVPGALLGKWAVHRINQRLFEQLVIAATVVGGLQLLLR from the coding sequence ATGAACACGATGACGTTGTGGCACCTCACCGGCTGGGAATTCGTCGCGCTCGCCCTCGCGGCCCTCCTGGTCGGCTTCTCCAAGACGGCAGTCAGCGGGGCCAACACGGTCAGCCTCGCGATCTTCGCGGCGATCCTGCCCGCCAAGGCCTCCACGGGCGTCCTGCTGCCGATCCTGATCGCCGGCGACGTCCTGGCCGTCCTCACCTACCGGCGGCACGCCCACTGGCCCACGCTGTGGCGGCTGTTCCCGGCCGTCGCGGCCGGCGTGGTGTTCGGCACGCTCTTCCTGGTGTGGGCCGACGACGGGATCGTCCGGACGTCGATCGGCGCGATCCTGCTGCTGATGGCGGGCGTCACGCTGTGGCGGCGCCGCACGGCCGACGCCACGGACCAACCCGACGCGGTGGTCACCCGGGCCGGCCGGATCAAGGCCCGCTCCTACGGCGTCCTCGGCGGCTTCACCACGATGGTCGCCAACGCGGGCGGTCCGGTGATGTCGATGTACCTGCTCTCGGCCGGATTCCGCAAACTCGGCTTCCTCGGCACCTCCGCGTTCTTCTTCCTGATCGTCAACGTCTCGAAGGTGCCCTTCAGCGCGGGCCTCGGCCTCATCGACGGCCACTCGCTGCTCCTGGACGCCGCACTCGTCTCGTTCGTCGTCCCCGGCGCCCTGCTCGGCAAGTGGGCGGTGCACCGCATCAACCAGCGGCTGTTCGAGCAACTGGTCATCGCGGCCACGGTGGTGGGCGGCCTCCAGCTGCTCCTTCGCTAG
- a CDS encoding Dps family protein, producing the protein MTVVKSPLPEPARQITFDALQGTLVDLLGLSLVGKQAHWNIVGPRFRSIHLQLDEVVATARSYADTVAERAAALGLPPDGRPETIASTFTLPSPKDGWLRDEDVVQVIAEALGAAVARLRERIAATDKPDPVTQDLLIGITAELEKQRWMFEAENWPREK; encoded by the coding sequence ATGACTGTCGTGAAGAGCCCGCTGCCCGAACCGGCCCGCCAGATCACCTTCGACGCGCTGCAGGGCACCCTCGTGGATCTGCTCGGCCTCTCCCTGGTGGGCAAGCAGGCGCACTGGAACATCGTGGGCCCCCGGTTCCGCTCGATCCACCTCCAGCTCGACGAGGTGGTCGCGACGGCCCGTTCGTACGCCGACACGGTCGCGGAGCGCGCGGCGGCGCTGGGCCTGCCGCCCGACGGCCGCCCGGAGACCATCGCCTCGACGTTCACGCTGCCCTCGCCGAAGGACGGCTGGCTGCGCGACGAGGACGTCGTCCAGGTGATCGCGGAGGCTCTGGGGGCCGCCGTCGCCCGACTGCGCGAGCGGATCGCGGCGACCGACAAGCCGGATCCCGTCACCCAGGACCTGCTGATCGGCATCACCGCCGAGCTGGAGAAGCAACGGTGGATGTTCGAGGCGGAGAACTGGCCGCGCGAGAAGTGA
- a CDS encoding cobalt-precorrin-6A reductase, whose protein sequence is MSRHVLVLGGTTEARELAAALAARRGVRVTSSLAGRVSRPGALDGDVRIGGFGGARGLTDWLREQRADAVVDATHPFATGITANAASATAATGLPLVVLRRPGWRAGAGDRWHEVASLEAAAELLPGLGRRVLLTTGRLGLAAFAHLDGPHFVVRSVEPPAPPMPPDVELVLARGPFTVADELTLLRDRRIDVVVTKDSGGTATAAKLTAARELGLPVVVVRRPPLPTGVTAVPDVDAVLDELDLILR, encoded by the coding sequence ATGAGCCGGCACGTCCTGGTGCTGGGCGGCACCACCGAGGCACGGGAGCTCGCCGCCGCTCTGGCGGCTCGCCGCGGTGTCCGGGTGACCTCGTCGCTGGCGGGCCGGGTGTCCCGGCCGGGGGCGCTCGACGGGGACGTACGGATCGGCGGGTTCGGCGGCGCGCGGGGGCTCACCGACTGGCTGCGTGAGCAGCGGGCGGACGCCGTCGTCGACGCCACGCATCCCTTCGCCACCGGCATCACCGCGAACGCGGCGAGCGCCACCGCGGCGACCGGCCTGCCGCTGGTGGTACTGCGCCGCCCGGGCTGGCGGGCCGGGGCCGGTGACCGCTGGCACGAGGTGGCGTCGCTGGAGGCGGCGGCCGAGCTGCTGCCGGGCCTGGGCCGGCGGGTTCTGCTGACGACGGGCCGGCTCGGGCTCGCGGCCTTCGCCCACCTCGACGGCCCGCACTTCGTCGTACGGTCCGTGGAACCGCCCGCGCCCCCGATGCCGCCCGACGTCGAACTGGTCCTGGCGCGCGGCCCGTTCACCGTCGCCGACGAGCTGACGCTGCTGCGGGACCGCCGGATCGACGTGGTGGTGACCAAGGACAGCGGCGGAACGGCGACGGCCGCGAAACTCACGGCGGCGCGGGAACTGGGGCTCCCCGTCGTCGTCGTACGACGGCCACCTCTGCCGACGGGTGTGACGGCCGTCCCGGACGTGGACGCCGTCCTGGACGAGCTGGACCTCATCCTGCGGTGA
- a CDS encoding alpha/beta hydrolase, which produces MTEHVLTGTRGAVAVREWPHPRPRFLALVVHGYGEHAGRYAELAEVLRGHGAAVFAPDHMGHGRSAGERVVIEDFEDVVTDVHAVAELARAAHPDVPLVVIGHSMGGLIAARYAQRHGDTLAALVLSGPVIGAWELPGRLLAQKEIPDVPVNPAALSRDPAVGAAYAADPLVWHGPMKRPTLEAFVRTLETVAKDGDVGPLPLLWLHGDDDRLVPLPGSRAGVERLSGAPVERIYAGARHEVFNETNRAEVFADVTGFLDGVLAP; this is translated from the coding sequence ATGACCGAACACGTCCTCACCGGGACCCGCGGCGCGGTCGCCGTGCGCGAGTGGCCGCACCCGCGCCCCCGCTTCCTCGCACTGGTGGTGCACGGCTACGGCGAGCACGCCGGCCGTTACGCGGAACTCGCCGAGGTCCTGAGGGGGCACGGCGCCGCCGTGTTCGCCCCCGACCACATGGGGCACGGCAGGTCGGCCGGCGAGCGGGTGGTGATCGAGGACTTCGAGGACGTCGTGACCGATGTGCACGCGGTGGCGGAACTCGCCCGGGCCGCGCACCCGGACGTCCCGCTGGTCGTGATCGGCCACTCCATGGGCGGACTGATCGCGGCCAGATACGCCCAGCGGCACGGCGACACCCTCGCCGCGCTGGTGCTCTCCGGCCCGGTGATCGGCGCCTGGGAGCTGCCGGGCCGGCTGCTGGCGCAGAAGGAGATCCCCGACGTCCCCGTCAACCCCGCCGCTCTCTCCCGCGATCCGGCGGTCGGCGCGGCGTACGCGGCGGATCCGCTGGTCTGGCACGGGCCGATGAAACGGCCGACGCTGGAGGCGTTCGTACGGACCCTGGAGACCGTCGCCAAGGACGGCGACGTCGGCCCGCTGCCCCTGCTGTGGCTGCACGGCGACGACGACCGGCTGGTCCCGCTGCCCGGCAGCCGGGCCGGCGTGGAGCGGCTGAGCGGTGCCCCGGTCGAGCGGATCTACGCCGGGGCCCGGCACGAGGTCTTCAACGAGACGAACAGGGCGGAGGTCTTCGCGGACGTCACAGGCTTCCTCGACGGCGTTCTCGCTCCCTGA
- a CDS encoding DUF3140 domain-containing protein: protein MTDALELDALWEDFHRAVNMTSQELAAWLRVRDADENAEPLLEEAGSPTGQHVLAILQKRRTDLTDDDIRVMYRVVDTVAAQTDVENEPEAEETRRRHRLMTIGHDPLRP, encoded by the coding sequence ATGACCGACGCTCTCGAACTCGACGCGCTGTGGGAGGACTTCCACCGCGCGGTGAACATGACCTCGCAGGAGCTGGCCGCCTGGCTGCGGGTGCGCGACGCCGACGAGAACGCGGAGCCGCTGCTCGAGGAGGCGGGCAGCCCCACCGGGCAGCATGTGCTGGCGATCCTGCAGAAGCGCCGCACCGACCTGACCGACGACGACATCCGGGTGATGTACCGGGTGGTCGACACGGTCGCCGCGCAGACGGACGTGGAGAACGAGCCCGAGGCCGAGGAGACGCGCCGCCGCCACCGTCTGATGACGATCGGCCACGACCCGCTCCGGCCGTAG